Proteins co-encoded in one Kocuria flava genomic window:
- a CDS encoding ABC transporter substrate-binding protein encodes MTPTPARDRRHRPTTGARARLALAASTVPLLVLTGCASDAGAEAAATGVVDYWMWDTNQLPAYQKCAEMFEAEHPDQDVRITQIGWGDYWTKLTAGFIAGTGPDVFTNHVSKYPQFAELEVLAPLEEHPATAALEPADYQDGLVDLWTGPDGHQYGVPKDWDTVAVLYNEELVAEAGLSPEDLEGWRWNPEDGGSFEDLVAHLTIDENGVRGDEPGFDKDHVAVYGLGISEAGGSTAGQGQWSAFAASNGWRVTDEPLWGDHYNVDDPALHETLDWYFGLTDKGYMPAYGQFNAAEGVNAQLASGSAAMVLDGAWMISTYAAMDDISVGTARTPVGPDGTSTSMMNGLADSIVKDTDNPEGAAQWAAFLGSAQCQQEVARAGVVFPARQDATPIAADAYRQMGIDPEPFIAPVEEGSTVYFPVTKFGADVSALMTPALEDIYANRVPASTLTGINDAINVLFETDETEGS; translated from the coding sequence ATGACACCCACCCCCGCACGAGACCGCCGCCACCGGCCCACCACCGGTGCCCGGGCACGCCTGGCCCTGGCCGCCTCCACCGTCCCGCTGCTGGTCCTCACCGGCTGCGCGAGCGACGCCGGCGCCGAAGCCGCGGCCACCGGGGTCGTCGACTACTGGATGTGGGACACCAACCAGCTGCCCGCCTACCAGAAGTGCGCCGAGATGTTCGAGGCCGAGCACCCCGACCAGGACGTGCGGATCACCCAGATCGGGTGGGGCGACTACTGGACCAAGCTCACCGCCGGGTTCATCGCCGGAACCGGCCCGGACGTGTTCACCAACCACGTCTCCAAGTACCCCCAGTTCGCCGAGCTCGAGGTCCTCGCACCCCTGGAGGAGCACCCCGCCACCGCGGCGCTGGAGCCCGCGGACTACCAGGACGGCCTGGTGGATCTGTGGACCGGCCCGGACGGGCACCAGTACGGCGTGCCCAAGGACTGGGACACCGTCGCGGTGCTCTACAACGAGGAGCTGGTGGCCGAGGCCGGCCTCTCACCCGAGGACCTCGAGGGCTGGCGCTGGAACCCCGAGGACGGCGGCAGCTTCGAAGACCTCGTCGCCCACCTGACCATCGACGAGAACGGCGTGCGCGGCGACGAACCCGGTTTCGACAAGGACCACGTCGCCGTCTACGGCCTCGGCATCTCCGAGGCCGGCGGGAGCACCGCCGGGCAGGGACAGTGGTCGGCCTTCGCCGCCTCCAACGGCTGGCGGGTCACCGACGAGCCGCTGTGGGGTGACCACTACAACGTCGACGACCCCGCCCTGCACGAGACCCTCGACTGGTACTTCGGGCTCACCGACAAGGGCTACATGCCCGCCTACGGACAGTTCAACGCCGCCGAGGGCGTCAACGCCCAGCTGGCCTCGGGATCAGCGGCCATGGTCCTGGACGGGGCCTGGATGATCAGCACCTACGCCGCCATGGACGACATCTCCGTGGGCACCGCCCGCACCCCGGTGGGTCCCGACGGCACCTCGACGTCCATGATGAACGGCCTGGCCGACTCCATCGTCAAGGACACCGACAACCCCGAGGGCGCAGCCCAGTGGGCGGCCTTCCTGGGCTCCGCGCAGTGCCAGCAGGAGGTCGCCCGCGCCGGCGTGGTCTTCCCCGCCCGCCAGGACGCCACCCCCATCGCCGCCGACGCCTACCGGCAGATGGGCATCGACCCCGAACCGTTCATCGCCCCGGTCGAGGAGGGCAGTACCGTCTACTTCCCCGTCACCAAGTTCGGCGCGGACGTCTCGGCCCTGATGACCCCGGCCCTGGAGGACATCTACGCCAACCGGGTACCGGCCTCGACCCTCACCGGGATCAACGACGCCATCAACGTCCTCTTCGAGACCGACGAGACCGAGGGCTCCTGA
- a CDS encoding ABC transporter ATP-binding protein, with protein sequence MSAVRYANVTCQYPGAERPSVTELNLEVADGEFLVLVGPSGCGKSTTLRMLAGLEEVTDGQIFIGDRDVTDVPSRDRDIAMVFQNYALYPHMSVAENMGFALKIAKVPAAERRARVEEAAKILDLTDYLDRKPKALSGGQRQRVAMGRAIVRSPQVFLMDEPLSNLDAKLRVQTRTQIASLTRRLGVTTVYVTHDQVEAMTMGDRVAVLKDGVLMQVDTPRALYDRPATEFVAGFIGSPAMNLFRVPVTEAGAQLGTVRVPLSPAQRSALRGPQVTVGIRPEDLAPAGEGTGLPIVADVVEELGADAFVYGHLAPVTAANTVVPVDATTGAADDPTTHEFVVRVEGRTPPQAGSTVWVAPDLEHVHLFDTTSGTRLPD encoded by the coding sequence ATGTCCGCCGTGCGCTACGCCAACGTCACCTGCCAGTACCCCGGGGCCGAGCGCCCCTCGGTCACCGAGCTGAACCTCGAGGTCGCCGACGGGGAGTTCCTCGTGCTCGTCGGCCCGTCCGGGTGCGGGAAGTCCACCACCCTGCGGATGCTGGCCGGGCTGGAGGAGGTCACCGACGGGCAGATCTTCATCGGCGACCGCGACGTCACCGACGTCCCCTCCCGGGACCGCGACATCGCCATGGTCTTCCAGAACTACGCCCTCTACCCCCACATGAGCGTGGCCGAGAACATGGGCTTCGCCCTGAAGATCGCCAAGGTCCCCGCGGCCGAGCGCCGGGCGAGGGTGGAGGAGGCGGCCAAGATCCTGGACCTGACCGACTACCTCGACCGCAAGCCCAAGGCCCTCTCCGGCGGGCAGCGCCAGCGGGTGGCCATGGGCCGGGCCATCGTGCGCTCCCCCCAGGTGTTCCTGATGGACGAGCCGCTGTCCAACCTCGACGCGAAGCTGCGGGTGCAGACCCGCACCCAGATCGCCTCCCTGACCCGCCGGCTGGGAGTGACCACCGTCTACGTCACCCACGACCAGGTCGAGGCGATGACCATGGGCGACCGGGTCGCGGTCCTCAAGGACGGGGTGCTCATGCAGGTCGACACCCCCCGGGCGCTCTACGACCGCCCGGCCACGGAGTTCGTGGCCGGGTTCATCGGCTCCCCGGCGATGAACCTCTTCCGCGTGCCCGTCACCGAGGCCGGGGCCCAGCTGGGCACGGTGCGGGTCCCGCTGAGCCCCGCCCAGCGCTCCGCCCTGCGGGGGCCCCAGGTCACGGTCGGGATCCGCCCCGAGGACCTCGCCCCGGCCGGCGAGGGCACCGGGCTGCCGATCGTGGCCGACGTCGTCGAGGAGCTCGGCGCCGACGCCTTCGTCTACGGCCACCTCGCCCCGGTCACCGCGGCGAACACCGTGGTGCCCGTCGACGCCACCACAGGCGCCGCCGACGACCCGACCACCCACGAGTTCGTCGTGCGCGTGGAGGGCCGCACCCCGCCGCAGGCCGGGTCCACGGTCTGGGTGGCCCCCGATCTGGAGCACGTCCACCTCTTCGACACCACCTCCGGGACCCGCCTCCCCGACTGA